One Gammaproteobacteria bacterium DNA segment encodes these proteins:
- a CDS encoding HEAT repeat domain-containing protein, giving the protein MSRYTLYAVLIAAGLGGAYGLMNVLIDGSAQSSPVALAPAARTSAPLQFTGTTRVAPVTALPAHSALTDVDVRGLEVLFQTLQISSDDKEEPIGPEAWGKLRHAVNSNPAFRSQLQKRYETEQDERARSIIVSLLAGQTAPDVIEFARRLHASTDAAQRKDALELMASLPTTIETQQLFTQTLEQERDPEVLTQTIGLLPNIKMKSNELSAAVTRVQSLSQHENAPVRAEALQVLARLDRGATEQRAYEALADSSDDVRLAAIDTLAVGGVRSEQAKNALMGLLQNPDEDLTVRASAAEALQGFTLSAGEHAAYNQVAAQIEQSYATEYPNKCISIGQPPRRMCDG; this is encoded by the coding sequence ATGAGTCGTTACACGTTGTATGCAGTGCTGATCGCCGCCGGACTCGGCGGCGCATACGGATTGATGAATGTGCTGATCGATGGTAGCGCGCAGAGTTCGCCCGTCGCGCTTGCGCCGGCGGCGCGAACCTCGGCCCCGTTGCAGTTCACGGGAACTACGCGAGTGGCGCCAGTGACTGCGTTACCCGCCCATTCGGCGCTGACCGATGTGGACGTACGGGGGCTGGAAGTGTTGTTTCAGACGCTGCAAATCTCGTCCGACGACAAGGAGGAACCGATAGGGCCCGAGGCCTGGGGCAAGCTACGACACGCGGTGAACAGCAACCCGGCGTTTCGCAGTCAGTTGCAAAAACGTTATGAAACCGAGCAAGACGAGCGCGCTCGCTCGATCATCGTGTCGCTGCTTGCTGGACAGACGGCGCCGGACGTCATCGAATTCGCGCGGCGCCTGCATGCGAGCACTGACGCCGCGCAGCGCAAGGATGCCCTCGAATTGATGGCATCGCTTCCAACGACGATCGAGACGCAGCAATTGTTCACGCAAACGCTCGAGCAAGAGCGGGACCCCGAAGTACTGACGCAGACGATTGGTTTATTGCCGAACATCAAGATGAAGTCAAACGAATTGTCGGCCGCTGTCACGCGTGTGCAATCCCTGTCGCAGCACGAAAACGCACCCGTGCGAGCAGAGGCCCTGCAGGTGCTTGCCCGTCTCGATAGAGGCGCTACTGAGCAACGCGCGTATGAGGCATTGGCGGACAGTTCCGACGACGTACGCCTGGCAGCGATAGATACGCTCGCTGTCGGCGGAGTGCGGTCGGAGCAGGCAAAAAACGCGCTAATGGGGTTGCTACAAAATCCGGATGAAGACCTGACCGTACGTGCGAGTGCCGCCGAGGCGCTGCAGGGTTTTACATTGAGTGCCGGCGAGCATGCGGCCTACAACCAGGTTGCCGCACAAATCGAGCAGTCGTATGCCACGGAGTATCCGAACAAATGTATCAGTATTGGGCAACCGCCACGCCGGATGTGTGATGGCTAG
- a CDS encoding AraC family transcriptional regulator, translated as MNEIGTIQAAFFQAILRHLRMMDFDISSLIERTAFNADQLNDPDARIPRQQFFQFWQALSNRVHDPAIAVRMGEMAHPRFMGVLGGVIAGSKTLREGLHQIVHYRKLIDSEDYAAETIGQDRYTFIYIPQSPASLEPAMVELRLVTVVTLARMLTQTNVTPIEIRFRYPAPAHIAHYERIFRCDLHFEQADNAIVWDTRSADLLLPQYNDCAQAILRRHVELLLEQLQHSDNLVGRVQQYISDTLRTGRASLDGCAAALYMGRRTLHRRLSNESTSFQKLHDMVRRQLAFKYLAEKNLSTADVATLLGFSESSAFHRAFKRWSGHNPADFSLRHRSDRILPCPTSSVLSHSADKMSSMVNDIGN; from the coding sequence ATGAATGAGATCGGGACCATCCAGGCGGCTTTTTTTCAGGCGATTCTGCGTCACTTGCGCATGATGGACTTTGACATTTCGTCGTTGATCGAGCGGACCGCGTTCAATGCCGACCAACTGAATGATCCCGACGCACGCATACCGCGTCAACAGTTTTTTCAATTCTGGCAGGCGCTGAGCAATCGCGTACACGATCCGGCGATCGCCGTGCGCATGGGCGAAATGGCGCACCCGCGTTTCATGGGCGTGCTCGGCGGCGTGATTGCCGGCAGCAAGACGTTGCGCGAGGGCCTGCATCAGATCGTCCATTATAGGAAGCTTATCGACAGCGAAGACTACGCCGCCGAAACCATCGGCCAGGATCGCTACACGTTCATTTATATTCCGCAGAGCCCAGCGTCGCTTGAGCCGGCGATGGTGGAACTGCGGCTGGTAACCGTGGTCACGTTAGCGCGAATGCTGACACAGACCAATGTCACGCCAATCGAAATACGCTTCCGTTATCCGGCACCCGCGCACATCGCTCACTATGAGCGCATATTCCGTTGCGATCTGCATTTCGAACAGGCCGATAACGCCATCGTCTGGGACACGCGCAGCGCCGATCTGCTGTTGCCGCAATACAACGACTGTGCCCAAGCGATATTACGCCGCCATGTCGAACTGTTGCTTGAACAGTTACAACATTCCGACAACCTGGTCGGACGCGTCCAGCAGTACATTTCCGATACGCTGCGTACCGGCCGCGCCAGCTTAGACGGGTGCGCCGCTGCACTGTATATGGGTCGGCGCACATTGCATCGAAGGTTAAGCAACGAGAGTACGTCCTTTCAAAAGCTGCACGACATGGTTCGTCGACAGTTAGCGTTCAAATATCTCGCCGAGAAAAATTTATCGACCGCCGACGTTGCGACTTTGCTCGGTTTCTCGGAATCGAGCGCGTTTCATCGCGCGTTCAAGCGTTGGTCGGGACATAATCCGGCGGACTTCTCACTTCGGCATCGATCCGATCGAATCTTGCCGTGCCCCACGTCATCCGTTCTTTCGCACAGCGCTGACAAGATGTCATCGATGGTCAATGACATTGGCAACTAG